A DNA window from Bos javanicus breed banteng chromosome 10, ARS-OSU_banteng_1.0, whole genome shotgun sequence contains the following coding sequences:
- the ARHGEF40 gene encoding rho guanine nucleotide exchange factor 40 isoform X2 has translation MEPEPVEDCVQSTLAALYPPFEATAPTLLGQVFQVVERTYREDALRYTLDFLVPAKHLLAKIQQEACAQYSGFLFFHEGWPLCLHEQVVVQLAALPWQLLRPGDFYLQVVPSAAQAPRLALKCLAPGGGRVQELPVPNEACAYLFTPEWLQGINKDRPTGRLSTCLLSAPSGIQRLPWAELICPRFVHKGGLMVGHRPSTLPPELPSGPPGLPSPPLPEEALGTRSPGDGHNAPAEGPEGEYVELLEVTLPVRGSPMDAEGSSGLSRTRTVPTRKGAGGKGRHRRHRAWMHQKGLGPRDQDGARPPGEGSSTGASPGSPPGAEVEAFPEAAALEVSEPLAEALGEASESCPLRPGEVGAGPGQGAEGLPGTPRRTGKGNRRKKRAAGRGALNRGGDSAPLSPGDKEETSHQEALVSLPPPNEHELPGCSPVKEEHEGSGKPEPEPREELKPPDEKEPRSQEVCGPVEERAREREQEGLSLVCMAAPNDPEGLLSDPLKPPPETVQEVKGESIPEEGPPVSISDDPGVAWDLMASGFLILTGGVDQSGRALLTITPPCPPEESPPSQDVLSTALHYLHSLLRPDLQILGLSVLLDLRKAPPLPPALIPVLSQLQDSGDPPLIQRLLLLTLDEPPAELHGLQGAELLSEGDLKRVAKPEELQWDLGGHREPSPSHWVETHQQVARLCHLCRGVLGSIRQAIEELERAAEPEGEEVVGMPEPLQKVLADPRLTELQRDGGAILMKLRSTHSSKLEGPGPAALYQEVDEAIHQLVRLSNLHVQQQEQRQRLHRLQQALQWLSGPGEEQLASFAVPGDSLPALQETELRFRAFSAEVQERLAQARETLALEEDAASQKLLDVFEQRLEQVESGLHRALRLQRFFQQAHEWVDEGSARLAGAGPGREAVLAALALRRAPEPSAGTFQEMRALALDLGSPAALREWGRCRARCQELERRIQQQLGEEASPRGHRRRRADSASSGGAPRGPHSPSPSLSSLLLPSSPGPRAAPSHCSLAPCGEDYEEEGAELGPEAEGRPPRTVLIRGLEVTSTEVVDRTCSPREHVLLGRAGGPEGPWGVGTPRMERKRSISAQQRLVSELITCEQEYVAALSEPVPPPGPELTPELRGTWAAALSARERLRSFHRTHFLRELQGCATHPLRIGACFLRHGDQFSLYAQYVKHRHKLETGLTALSPPAKGTLEGGPHLPRALQQPLEQLARYGRLLEELLREAGPEPSSERQALGAAVQLLREQEIRGRDLLAVEAVRGCEIDLKEQGQLLHRDPFTVICGRKKCFRHVFLFEHLLLFSKLKGPEGGSETFVYKQAFKTADMGLTENIGDSGLCFELWFRRRRAREAYTLQAASPEIKLKWTSSIAQLLWRQAAHNKELRVQQMVSMGIGNKPFLDIKALGERTLSALLTGRASPPAPETLDSSGDVSPGPRNSPNLQAPHPGSSTPILSSGGILGLSRQSHTRALSDPTTPL, from the exons ATG GAGCCTGAGCCAGTAGAGGACTGTGTGCAGAGTACTCTAGCGGCCCTTTACCCACCTTTCGAGGCAACAGCCCCCACACTGTTGGGCCAAGTGTTCCAGGTGGTGGAGAGGACTTATCGGGAGGATGCGCTGAGATACACACTGGACTTCCTGGTGCCTGCCAAGCACCTGCTTGCCAAGATCCAGCAGGAAGCCTGT GCCCAGTACAGCGGTTTCCTCTTCTTCCACGAGGGCTGGCCCCTCTGCCTGCACGAGCAGGTAGTGGTGCAGCTGGCCGCCCTCCCCTGGCAGCTGCTGCGCCCGGGAGACTTCTACCTGCAAGTGGTACCCTCAGCAGCCCAAGCACCCCGCCTAGCACTCAAGTGCCTGGCCCCAGGGGGTGGGCGAGTGCAGGAGCTGCCTGTGCCTAATGAGGCTTGTGCATACCTGTTCACACCTGAGTGGCTACAAGGCATCAATAAGGACAGGCCAACAGGTCGCCTTAGCACCTGCCTTCTGTCTGCGCCCTCTGGGATTCAGCGACTGCCCTGGGCTGAGCTCATCTGCCCTCGATTTGTGCACAAAGGAGGCCTCATGGTTGGACATCGGCCAAGCACACTACCCCCAGAACTGCCCTCGGGGCCCCCGGGGCTCCCCAGCCCTCCACTCCCAGAGGAAGCCTTGGGCACCCGGAGTCCCGGGGATGGGCACAATGCCCCCGCTGAAGGACCTGAGGGCGAGTATGTGGAGCTGCTGGAGGTGACACTGCCTGTGAGGGGGAGCCCCATGGATGCTGAAGGCTCCTCTGGCCTCTCCCGGACCCGGACAGTACCCACACGCAAGGGTGCTGGAGGGAAGGGCCGGCATCGGAGACACCGGGCATGGATGCACCAGAAGGGTCTGGGGCCTCGGGACCAGGATGGAGCCCGGCCACCTGGTGAAGGGAGCAGCACTGGAGCCTCCCCTGGGTCTCCCCCGGGAGCTGAGGTTGAGGCTTTCCCAGAGGCAGCGGCCCTGGAGGTATCTGAGCCCCTGGCAGAGGCACTGGGAGAAGCCTCCGAGTCTTGCCCTCTGAGGCCAGGCGAGGTTGGAGCAGGACCAGGCCAAGGGGCTGAAGGGCTGCCTGGTACCCCTCGGAGAACAGGCAAAGGAAACAGGAGAAAGAAGCGAGCTGCAGGCAGAGGGGCTCTTAACCGAGGAGGGGACAGTGCCCCACTGAGCCCTGGGGACAAGGAAGAGAccagccaccaggaagcccttgtCAGCCTGCCCCCACCAAACGAACACGAGCTTCCAGGATGCAGCCCAGTTAAGGAGGAACATGAAGGCTCGGGGAAGCCAGAACCTGAGCCAAGAGAGGAGCTCAAACCACCAGATGAAAAAGAGCCTCGGTCCCAAGAAGTCTGCGGGCCTGTAGAAGAAAGGGCCAGAGAAAGAGAACAGGAGGGGCTAAGCCTGGTGTGCATGGCAG CGCCCAACGATCCAGAAGGGCTCCTCTCCGACCCCCTAAAACCACCCCCAGAGACTGTGCAAGAAGTGAAAGGGGAGAGCATTCCGGAAGAAGGGCCCCCAGTCTCCATCTCTGATGACCCTGGTGTAGCTTGGGACTTAATGGCATCTGGATTCCTCATCCTGACTG GAGGGGTGGACCAGAGTGGGCGAGCTCTGCTGACCATTACCCCACCGTGCCCTCCCGAGGAGTCCCCACCCTCCCAAGACGTGCTGAGCACTGCTCTTCATTACCTTCActcactgctcag ACCTGATCTACAAATATTGGGGCTATCTGTCCTGCTGGATCTTCGCAAGGCACCCCCACTGCCTCCAGCTCTCATTCCTGTCCTGAGTCAACTTCAG GACTCGGGAGACCCTCCCCTCATTCAGCGGCTCTTGCTTCTCACTCTTGATGAGCCTCCAGCtgaactccatggacttcag GGTGCTGAGTTGCTATCAGAGGGCGATCTGAAAAGAGTGGCCAAGCCAGAGGAGCTGCAGTGGGACTTGGGAGGTCACAGGGAGCCCTCTCCTAGTCACTGGGTAGAGACACACCAG CAAGTGGCAAGGCTGTGCCACCTGTGCCGAGGTGTGCTGGGCTCTATACGGCAAGCCATTGAGGAACTAGAGAGAGCAGCAGAGCCAGAAGGAGAG GAGGTGGTAGGAATGCCTGAGCCCCTGCAGAAGGTACTGGCAGATCCCCGGCTGACAGAGCTGCAGAGGGACGGAGGAGCCATCCTGATGAAGCTGCGATCCACCCACAGCAGCAA GCTGGAAGGTCCAGGTCCAGCTGCACTGTATCAAGAGGTAGATGAAGCCATTCACCAGCTCGTGCGCCTCTCCAATCTGCAcgtgcagcagcaggagcagcggcAACGCTTGCACCGACTGCAGCAG GCACTGCAGTGGCTCTCAGGCCCCGGAGAGGAGCAGCTGGCGAGCTTTGCCGTGCCTGGGGActccctgcctgccctgcagGAGACAGAGCTACGATTCCGGGCTTTCAGTGCTGAGGTTCAG GAGCGCCTGGCCCAAGCGAGGGAGACCCTGGCCCTGGAAGAGGACGCTGCCTCCCAGAAGCTTCTGGATGTCTTTGAACAGCGCCTGGAGCAGGTGGAGAGTGGCCTCCATCGGGCTCTGCGGCTACAGCGCTTCTTCCAGCAG GCACACGAATGGGTGGATGAAGGTTCTGCGAGGCTGGCAGGAGCGGGACCAGGGCGGGAGGCGGTGCTGGCAGCCTTGGCCCTGCGGCGTGCTCCGGAGCCCAGCGCTGGCACCTTCCAGGAGATGCGGGCCCTGGCCCTGGACCTGGGCAGCCCAGCAGCCCTGCGAGAATGGGGCCGCTGCCGGGCCCGCTGCCAAGAGCTGGAGAGGAGGATTCAACAACAGCTGGGGGAGGAAGCGAGTCCCCGGGGCCACCGGCGACGACGGGCAGACAGTGCCAGCAGCGGAGGGGCCCCACGGGGCCCCCACAGCCCCTCACCCAGCCTCAGCTCCCTGCTGCTCCCCAGCAGCCCCGGGCCACGGGCAGCCCCGTCCCACTGCTCCCTGGCCCCCTGTGGGGAGGACTATGAGGAGGAGGGTGCCGAGCTGGGTCCAGAAGCAGAAGGCAGACCACCAAGGACTGTGCTGATCCGAGGTCTGGAAGTCACCAGTACGGAGGTGGTAGACAGGACGTGCTCACCCCGGGAACACGTGCTGCTGGGCCGGGCTGGGGGACCAGAAGGGCCCTGGGGAGTGGGCACCCCCCGGATGGAGCGCAAGCGGAGCATCAG CGCCCAGCAGCGTCTGGTGTCTGAGCTAATTACCTGTGAGCAAGAATATGTGGCTGCCTTAAGTGAGCCGGTGCCACCCCCAGGGCCTGAGCTGACCCCAGAATTGCGGGGCACCTGGGCTGCTGCCCTGAGCGCCCGGGAGAGGCTCCGCAGTTTCCACCGGACACACTTTCTGCGGGAACTTCAGGGCTGCGCCACCCACCCCCTGCGCATCGGGGCCTGCTTCCTTCGCCAT GGGGACCAATTCAGCCTTTATGCCCAGTACGTGAAGCACCGGCACAAACTGGAGACCGGTCTGACAGCCCTCAGCCCCCCAGCCAAG GGCACCTTGGAGGGGGGCCCTCACCTGCCCCGGGCCTTGCAGCAGCCCCTGGAGCAGCTGGCCAGGTATGGGCGGCTCTTAGAGGAGCTCCTAAGGGAAGCTGGGCCTGAACCAAGTTCTGAGCGCCAGGCCCTTGGGGCTGCTGTGCAGCTGCTCCGGGAACAAGAGATCCGTGGCAGAGACCTGCTGGCTGTAGAGGCGGTGCGTGGCTGTGAG ATAGATCTGAAGGAGCAGGGCCAACTCCTGCACCGGGACCCTTTCACAGTCATCTGTGGCCGAAAAAAGTGCTTTCGCCATGTCTTTCTCTTTGAGCATCTCCTCCTGTTCAGCAAGCTCAAGGGCCCTGAGGGGGGGTCAGAGACCTTCGTTTATAAGCAGGCCTTTAAG ACTGCCGACATGGGGCTAACAGAAAACATCGGGGACAGTGGGCtctgctttgaactgtggtttcgGCGGCGGCGCGCACGAGAGGCGTACACCCTGCAGGCAGCctcaccagagatcaaactcaagtGGACAAGTTCTATTGCTCAGTTGCTGTGGAGACAGGCAGCCCACAACAAGG AGCTCCGAGTGCAGCAGATGGTCTCCATGGGCATTGGGAATAAACCCTTCCTGGACATCAAAGCACTTGGGGAGCGGACACTGAGTGCCCTGCTCACTGGAAGAG CTTCCCCTCCAGCCCCAGAAACACTTGACTCTTCTGGAGATGTGTCCCCAGGACCGAGAAACAGCCCCAACCTGCAAGCCCCACACCCTGGGAGCAGCACTCCCATTCTGTCCAGTGGAGGGATCTTAGGGCTATCCCGGCAG AGTCATACCCGGGCCCTGAGCGACCCCACCACGCCTCTGTGA
- the ARHGEF40 gene encoding rho guanine nucleotide exchange factor 40 isoform X1, producing MEPEPVEDCVQSTLAALYPPFEATAPTLLGQVFQVVERTYREDALRYTLDFLVPAKHLLAKIQQEACAQYSGFLFFHEGWPLCLHEQVVVQLAALPWQLLRPGDFYLQVVPSAAQAPRLALKCLAPGGGRVQELPVPNEACAYLFTPEWLQGINKDRPTGRLSTCLLSAPSGIQRLPWAELICPRFVHKGGLMVGHRPSTLPPELPSGPPGLPSPPLPEEALGTRSPGDGHNAPAEGPEGEYVELLEVTLPVRGSPMDAEGSSGLSRTRTVPTRKGAGGKGRHRRHRAWMHQKGLGPRDQDGARPPGEGSSTGASPGSPPGAEVEAFPEAAALEVSEPLAEALGEASESCPLRPGEVGAGPGQGAEGLPGTPRRTGKGNRRKKRAAGRGALNRGGDSAPLSPGDKEETSHQEALVSLPPPNEHELPGCSPVKEEHEGSGKPEPEPREELKPPDEKEPRSQEVCGPVEERAREREQEGLSLVCMAAPNDPEGLLSDPLKPPPETVQEVKGESIPEEGPPVSISDDPGVAWDLMASGFLILTGGVDQSGRALLTITPPCPPEESPPSQDVLSTALHYLHSLLRPDLQILGLSVLLDLRKAPPLPPALIPVLSQLQDSGDPPLIQRLLLLTLDEPPAELHGLQGAELLSEGDLKRVAKPEELQWDLGGHREPSPSHWVETHQQVARLCHLCRGVLGSIRQAIEELERAAEPEGEEVVGMPEPLQKVLADPRLTELQRDGGAILMKLRSTHSSKLEGPGPAALYQEVDEAIHQLVRLSNLHVQQQEQRQRLHRLQQALQWLSGPGEEQLASFAVPGDSLPALQETELRFRAFSAEVQERLAQARETLALEEDAASQKLLDVFEQRLEQVESGLHRALRLQRFFQQAHEWVDEGSARLAGAGPGREAVLAALALRRAPEPSAGTFQEMRALALDLGSPAALREWGRCRARCQELERRIQQQLGEEASPRGHRRRRADSASSGGAPRGPHSPSPSLSSLLLPSSPGPRAAPSHCSLAPCGEDYEEEGAELGPEAEGRPPRTVLIRGLEVTSTEVVDRTCSPREHVLLGRAGGPEGPWGVGTPRMERKRSISAQQRLVSELITCEQEYVAALSEPVPPPGPELTPELRGTWAAALSARERLRSFHRTHFLRELQGCATHPLRIGACFLRHGDQFSLYAQYVKHRHKLETGLTALSPPAKGTLEGGPHLPRALQQPLEQLARYGRLLEELLREAGPEPSSERQALGAAVQLLREQEIRGRDLLAVEAVRGCEIDLKEQGQLLHRDPFTVICGRKKCFRHVFLFEHLLLFSKLKGPEGGSETFVYKQAFKTADMGLTENIGDSGLCFELWFRRRRAREAYTLQAASPEIKLKWTSSIAQLLWRQAAHNKELRVQQMVSMGIGNKPFLDIKALGERTLSALLTGRAARTRASVAVSSFEHAGPSLPGLSPGACSLPARVEEEAWDLDVKQIALAPETLDSSGDVSPGPRNSPNLQAPHPGSSTPILSSGGILGLSRQSHTRALSDPTTPL from the exons ATG GAGCCTGAGCCAGTAGAGGACTGTGTGCAGAGTACTCTAGCGGCCCTTTACCCACCTTTCGAGGCAACAGCCCCCACACTGTTGGGCCAAGTGTTCCAGGTGGTGGAGAGGACTTATCGGGAGGATGCGCTGAGATACACACTGGACTTCCTGGTGCCTGCCAAGCACCTGCTTGCCAAGATCCAGCAGGAAGCCTGT GCCCAGTACAGCGGTTTCCTCTTCTTCCACGAGGGCTGGCCCCTCTGCCTGCACGAGCAGGTAGTGGTGCAGCTGGCCGCCCTCCCCTGGCAGCTGCTGCGCCCGGGAGACTTCTACCTGCAAGTGGTACCCTCAGCAGCCCAAGCACCCCGCCTAGCACTCAAGTGCCTGGCCCCAGGGGGTGGGCGAGTGCAGGAGCTGCCTGTGCCTAATGAGGCTTGTGCATACCTGTTCACACCTGAGTGGCTACAAGGCATCAATAAGGACAGGCCAACAGGTCGCCTTAGCACCTGCCTTCTGTCTGCGCCCTCTGGGATTCAGCGACTGCCCTGGGCTGAGCTCATCTGCCCTCGATTTGTGCACAAAGGAGGCCTCATGGTTGGACATCGGCCAAGCACACTACCCCCAGAACTGCCCTCGGGGCCCCCGGGGCTCCCCAGCCCTCCACTCCCAGAGGAAGCCTTGGGCACCCGGAGTCCCGGGGATGGGCACAATGCCCCCGCTGAAGGACCTGAGGGCGAGTATGTGGAGCTGCTGGAGGTGACACTGCCTGTGAGGGGGAGCCCCATGGATGCTGAAGGCTCCTCTGGCCTCTCCCGGACCCGGACAGTACCCACACGCAAGGGTGCTGGAGGGAAGGGCCGGCATCGGAGACACCGGGCATGGATGCACCAGAAGGGTCTGGGGCCTCGGGACCAGGATGGAGCCCGGCCACCTGGTGAAGGGAGCAGCACTGGAGCCTCCCCTGGGTCTCCCCCGGGAGCTGAGGTTGAGGCTTTCCCAGAGGCAGCGGCCCTGGAGGTATCTGAGCCCCTGGCAGAGGCACTGGGAGAAGCCTCCGAGTCTTGCCCTCTGAGGCCAGGCGAGGTTGGAGCAGGACCAGGCCAAGGGGCTGAAGGGCTGCCTGGTACCCCTCGGAGAACAGGCAAAGGAAACAGGAGAAAGAAGCGAGCTGCAGGCAGAGGGGCTCTTAACCGAGGAGGGGACAGTGCCCCACTGAGCCCTGGGGACAAGGAAGAGAccagccaccaggaagcccttgtCAGCCTGCCCCCACCAAACGAACACGAGCTTCCAGGATGCAGCCCAGTTAAGGAGGAACATGAAGGCTCGGGGAAGCCAGAACCTGAGCCAAGAGAGGAGCTCAAACCACCAGATGAAAAAGAGCCTCGGTCCCAAGAAGTCTGCGGGCCTGTAGAAGAAAGGGCCAGAGAAAGAGAACAGGAGGGGCTAAGCCTGGTGTGCATGGCAG CGCCCAACGATCCAGAAGGGCTCCTCTCCGACCCCCTAAAACCACCCCCAGAGACTGTGCAAGAAGTGAAAGGGGAGAGCATTCCGGAAGAAGGGCCCCCAGTCTCCATCTCTGATGACCCTGGTGTAGCTTGGGACTTAATGGCATCTGGATTCCTCATCCTGACTG GAGGGGTGGACCAGAGTGGGCGAGCTCTGCTGACCATTACCCCACCGTGCCCTCCCGAGGAGTCCCCACCCTCCCAAGACGTGCTGAGCACTGCTCTTCATTACCTTCActcactgctcag ACCTGATCTACAAATATTGGGGCTATCTGTCCTGCTGGATCTTCGCAAGGCACCCCCACTGCCTCCAGCTCTCATTCCTGTCCTGAGTCAACTTCAG GACTCGGGAGACCCTCCCCTCATTCAGCGGCTCTTGCTTCTCACTCTTGATGAGCCTCCAGCtgaactccatggacttcag GGTGCTGAGTTGCTATCAGAGGGCGATCTGAAAAGAGTGGCCAAGCCAGAGGAGCTGCAGTGGGACTTGGGAGGTCACAGGGAGCCCTCTCCTAGTCACTGGGTAGAGACACACCAG CAAGTGGCAAGGCTGTGCCACCTGTGCCGAGGTGTGCTGGGCTCTATACGGCAAGCCATTGAGGAACTAGAGAGAGCAGCAGAGCCAGAAGGAGAG GAGGTGGTAGGAATGCCTGAGCCCCTGCAGAAGGTACTGGCAGATCCCCGGCTGACAGAGCTGCAGAGGGACGGAGGAGCCATCCTGATGAAGCTGCGATCCACCCACAGCAGCAA GCTGGAAGGTCCAGGTCCAGCTGCACTGTATCAAGAGGTAGATGAAGCCATTCACCAGCTCGTGCGCCTCTCCAATCTGCAcgtgcagcagcaggagcagcggcAACGCTTGCACCGACTGCAGCAG GCACTGCAGTGGCTCTCAGGCCCCGGAGAGGAGCAGCTGGCGAGCTTTGCCGTGCCTGGGGActccctgcctgccctgcagGAGACAGAGCTACGATTCCGGGCTTTCAGTGCTGAGGTTCAG GAGCGCCTGGCCCAAGCGAGGGAGACCCTGGCCCTGGAAGAGGACGCTGCCTCCCAGAAGCTTCTGGATGTCTTTGAACAGCGCCTGGAGCAGGTGGAGAGTGGCCTCCATCGGGCTCTGCGGCTACAGCGCTTCTTCCAGCAG GCACACGAATGGGTGGATGAAGGTTCTGCGAGGCTGGCAGGAGCGGGACCAGGGCGGGAGGCGGTGCTGGCAGCCTTGGCCCTGCGGCGTGCTCCGGAGCCCAGCGCTGGCACCTTCCAGGAGATGCGGGCCCTGGCCCTGGACCTGGGCAGCCCAGCAGCCCTGCGAGAATGGGGCCGCTGCCGGGCCCGCTGCCAAGAGCTGGAGAGGAGGATTCAACAACAGCTGGGGGAGGAAGCGAGTCCCCGGGGCCACCGGCGACGACGGGCAGACAGTGCCAGCAGCGGAGGGGCCCCACGGGGCCCCCACAGCCCCTCACCCAGCCTCAGCTCCCTGCTGCTCCCCAGCAGCCCCGGGCCACGGGCAGCCCCGTCCCACTGCTCCCTGGCCCCCTGTGGGGAGGACTATGAGGAGGAGGGTGCCGAGCTGGGTCCAGAAGCAGAAGGCAGACCACCAAGGACTGTGCTGATCCGAGGTCTGGAAGTCACCAGTACGGAGGTGGTAGACAGGACGTGCTCACCCCGGGAACACGTGCTGCTGGGCCGGGCTGGGGGACCAGAAGGGCCCTGGGGAGTGGGCACCCCCCGGATGGAGCGCAAGCGGAGCATCAG CGCCCAGCAGCGTCTGGTGTCTGAGCTAATTACCTGTGAGCAAGAATATGTGGCTGCCTTAAGTGAGCCGGTGCCACCCCCAGGGCCTGAGCTGACCCCAGAATTGCGGGGCACCTGGGCTGCTGCCCTGAGCGCCCGGGAGAGGCTCCGCAGTTTCCACCGGACACACTTTCTGCGGGAACTTCAGGGCTGCGCCACCCACCCCCTGCGCATCGGGGCCTGCTTCCTTCGCCAT GGGGACCAATTCAGCCTTTATGCCCAGTACGTGAAGCACCGGCACAAACTGGAGACCGGTCTGACAGCCCTCAGCCCCCCAGCCAAG GGCACCTTGGAGGGGGGCCCTCACCTGCCCCGGGCCTTGCAGCAGCCCCTGGAGCAGCTGGCCAGGTATGGGCGGCTCTTAGAGGAGCTCCTAAGGGAAGCTGGGCCTGAACCAAGTTCTGAGCGCCAGGCCCTTGGGGCTGCTGTGCAGCTGCTCCGGGAACAAGAGATCCGTGGCAGAGACCTGCTGGCTGTAGAGGCGGTGCGTGGCTGTGAG ATAGATCTGAAGGAGCAGGGCCAACTCCTGCACCGGGACCCTTTCACAGTCATCTGTGGCCGAAAAAAGTGCTTTCGCCATGTCTTTCTCTTTGAGCATCTCCTCCTGTTCAGCAAGCTCAAGGGCCCTGAGGGGGGGTCAGAGACCTTCGTTTATAAGCAGGCCTTTAAG ACTGCCGACATGGGGCTAACAGAAAACATCGGGGACAGTGGGCtctgctttgaactgtggtttcgGCGGCGGCGCGCACGAGAGGCGTACACCCTGCAGGCAGCctcaccagagatcaaactcaagtGGACAAGTTCTATTGCTCAGTTGCTGTGGAGACAGGCAGCCCACAACAAGG AGCTCCGAGTGCAGCAGATGGTCTCCATGGGCATTGGGAATAAACCCTTCCTGGACATCAAAGCACTTGGGGAGCGGACACTGAGTGCCCTGCTCACTGGAAGAG CCGCCCGCACCCGGGCCTCGGTGGCCGTGTCATCCTTTGAGCATGCCGGCCCCTCCCTTCCCGGTCTCTCCCCGGGAGCGTGTTCCCTGCCTGCCCGCGTCGAGGAGGAGGCCTGGGATCTGGACGTCAAGCAAATTGCCCTGG CCCCAGAAACACTTGACTCTTCTGGAGATGTGTCCCCAGGACCGAGAAACAGCCCCAACCTGCAAGCCCCACACCCTGGGAGCAGCACTCCCATTCTGTCCAGTGGAGGGATCTTAGGGCTATCCCGGCAG AGTCATACCCGGGCCCTGAGCGACCCCACCACGCCTCTGTGA